ACGCCGCGCCTGTTCAGGGGTATATCGCGGCAAATATTCCATTAGGAGCGGACGTGGCCCTACTAGACTCATTTCACCGCGCAGCACATTGAGAAATTCCGGAAGTTCGTCAAGACTACTACTTCGCAAAAATCTACCAAATGGTGTCAGTCGATCGGAATCAGAAAGGAGCTGGCCCTTTACATCCCTCGCCTCTGTCATTGTCCGGAACTTGAGTAGCATGAAGGGCTTCCCATGAAGACCAGGTCGCTGCTGTCGAAATAATATCGGCCCACCTAGTTTTCTGCGTACTACGAGGGCAAGAAGCCCCAGGAAAGGCAGCCACAACCAAGACGTTCCTATTACCAAAATTAAATCAAATGCTCTTTTCATGATACTTCTCAACGTGTTCGTCACTTAATTTGTTATCAGCTCACAGGTTACAGCAAACACTTATCACAGTGGCAGGATAGAAATAACGCGAACATTGAACATCAAACGTTGAACATAAAGGCGCGATCGCACCGTTCGATGTTCGAAGTTAACTGTTGAATTGTTCATTTCCTTGTTTTTCGTCGTCATCTGAGGGGTTTCAGATCGCGGATTGCCAAGGAATTAGGTGGGAGCCGACGTCCTCGGCGGCTGTACGATTAGCAACGTTCGTCCTGGCCCACTCAACTGCGCACCATTCGACTTTGCACAGGGCAAGCCAGGAAACGCCACCGAATACTTTCCAACAGGAATAATATTGCCTTGACTCCCCCTACACGAGCCCAAGGGCCTCGAGGATTACCGCATTTATCTTATGCACATCATACTTCTCCTCAGCAATCTCGCGACTGCGTTGCCCCATATCAGAAATTAAAGCAGGATTATCTATAAACATCCGCATCGCGGTAGCGACTGAAGCCGCATCACGCGGGCGAACCAAAAACCCGTTTTCACCTTCCATGATGGATTCACTGTTCTTTCTTTGATCCATACCCTTTGCTGTCAACTTTACGGTTTCGCGGCAGCCCGGCACATCAGTAGTGATAATTGGCCGGCCCATGGCCATGGCTTCAAGAACCGTCCGCGGGGTGCCCTCGCGATAAGACGGCAAAACATATACAGAGCATTCCGCCAACACAGGCCGCACATCACCCAGTTCGCCACGATAGTCGACAATCCCCTCTTTCGACCACTCTTGAATTTCAGACTGTTTAACGGATGATGGATTAGGGTCGGATGCCCCTACAAGAATCGCGGCATTCGACTTGCCATCCGATCGGACTATGCGTATCGCTGCGACATACTCCTGAATCCCTTTATCTACCAACAAACGACCTATAAATAGAAATACTGGCGACACAGGCAAAGGGGTGACGGGATAGTGAATAAGATCAACGCCGGAACCGTTAAGAAGGCGAGTTTGCGCCTCGAGTACAAGTTGACGATTGACAAAAAGCTCCAGGTCATCAGGATTTTGAAAGAAGACCGTGCGACTGTAGCGCAGGCTAATCTTATAGAGCTTGGTCGCCACCATGGACGCTAGGCGCTGCCGCGCATTTCCGGCCTCCATAAATGCATACCCAAGGCCAGTGATGAGCGAGTGGGTAACCGGAGCGCCCGCCACGCGTGCGGCCAGACCGCCCCAAATTACCGGCTTGATAGTATAGGTCAGCACGACATCAGGCCGCACCCTACGCATGAGCGCAAATAGGTCAAAGAATGTCAATAAATCGGCAAAAGGGCTCATTCCTGCACGGGTCAGTCGAATCCGATAGAATTTAACGCCCCATTGGCAAAGCGTTTCCTCTACGCGCTCGTCTGACTCACCCGCACATGCCACAACCACGTGTCCTGCATCCCGAACCGCACGAATTAAAGGTCCGCGAAAATTAATCAGCGAACGAGAAAAGCCTCCAATTATCAAAACTTTCATGAGTCGTCTATTGATATTCTTTCAAAGAACCTGCTTGCTTATTAGAAAGATCTCTTGCTGATAATATTTGTTAAGCGCAACACGCATTGCACGGTCACCAGCCTATAAAACAGATAGTTCCCTATAAGCACGATACCTAATGTCCAAATGGCGACAAGCCCAGCATAAATGCACCAGAGCTTCAAATCGGACGCTTTCACCAGCACAAATCCGACGATGAATGGCAGTCCCGCCATAACTGCGCATGTCGCGTTCAATGCAACTTTTGCAATGATAACCCCAACCGACCGTCTACCGATATGCCTCGAGAAATAGATGGCTAAATCAACCGTACGATATAATGATGCGATCCCCATTGCGACTAGAATGCCTTGGACACCAAACAAATTGGCAAATACCGTCCCTGCGCTAATGATAATACATGGCTCGATTATTGCACCAACCCGCGTTTCCTTAAACTTCCCTGCAGCATTCACCATGGTTAGGTACGGGAAGCGCATGCAATAAAGAAATCCCGTAATTACCATAAGAATGACAAATGACGGGCGGAAATAGTTCGCGTCTTTGAATCCCTGAACATAGACGTTAATGAACGGAATATAGAGGATGGCCGTACAGGTATATACCCACGTAAGAATGATGAAAAACAAATGCTCATAACTCGCAAAAGCTTTCTCCACTCTGTCTGTGTTTTCTTTCATGATAAGTTCGCCAAATCCTGCCGTCATCCCATTCGAGCAGGATGAAATTAACATCGTTACCGCAGCGATGATCATATAATACACAGCATAAACGCTCACTTCAGATAGGCCGCAAATGATTGTAATCAACACAATAGGGGAGTTCGATGTCAGGACAAAACCAAGCTGATGAAGCATAGCATCCCAGCGCTTATCTCCCGCGCCTGATGATGGCGCAACGCATTTTTCTAGAAAGGGATAATTCTTCCGCACGTAGAGCGTGAGCGTAATCGCTTGTGCTGTATATATTATCGTAATAACTCCCTGTATTACGACAATATGCACACGGAATAGTATCAGGAATACGCAAGCTGTTGTAGAGAGAATCACTGCTGCGGCTTGATTTAGCGAAATTACAAAACTACGCTGGTCAGCAGTTAGCAATACCCGGTTCTTCCCCATTAAAAAGTAATGCGAAAGACTGCTCACGCCGATAATTATCACCATTAGAGATGCCGTTGACGCACTCACGGAGTGTTTTACAATGTGCGGGTATACTGTCGCAAGGACGACAATTAACCCAGTAAGAAGCACCCCTGCATGGTTATAAAATCTTTGAGCAGCTGCAAGTATCCCATTGATGGCGCCTTTATCCTTTAGTGCAAGAGGTGAGTATAAAGCCACAATGGTAGACGTCCCAATGCCTGTTTCTACTAGATTGAGGTAGTACATGAAGCTTTTAATGGACGCAATCAATCCATTTATGGATGATCCATAGGCAGAAATAAGCAGCTTGGGAATAATGAAACCTGCCAAGGATGTGACAATCTGCAATGTCAGGCTTGCAGTCACGTTCGATAATGCCTTTTTACCTCGCATTTCCGCAAACTCCTTCACCTTCGGCTTTTATCGATCAATAGTTATTATGATCTACTCGCCGATAGAA
The nucleotide sequence above comes from bacterium. Encoded proteins:
- a CDS encoding sugar transferase: MKRAFDLILVIGTSWLWLPFLGLLALVVRRKLGGPILFRQQRPGLHGKPFMLLKFRTMTEARDVKGQLLSDSDRLTPFGRFLRSSSLDELPEFLNVLRGEMSLVGPRPLLMEYLPRYTPEQARRHEVRPGITGWAQVNGRNAISWEDKFKLDLWYVDRHTLLLDVKILVMTFSKVFKREGISQDGQATMEKFMGGE
- a CDS encoding glycosyltransferase family 4 protein, with protein sequence MKVLIIGGFSRSLINFRGPLIRAVRDAGHVVVACAGESDERVEETLCQWGVKFYRIRLTRAGMSPFADLLTFFDLFALMRRVRPDVVLTYTIKPVIWGGLAARVAGAPVTHSLITGLGYAFMEAGNARQRLASMVATKLYKISLRYSRTVFFQNPDDLELFVNRQLVLEAQTRLLNGSGVDLIHYPVTPLPVSPVFLFIGRLLVDKGIQEYVAAIRIVRSDGKSNAAILVGASDPNPSSVKQSEIQEWSKEGIVDYRGELGDVRPVLAECSVYVLPSYREGTPRTVLEAMAMGRPIITTDVPGCRETVKLTAKGMDQRKNSESIMEGENGFLVRPRDAASVATAMRMFIDNPALISDMGQRSREIAEEKYDVHKINAVILEALGLV
- a CDS encoding polysaccharide transport protein, which translates into the protein MRGKKALSNVTASLTLQIVTSLAGFIIPKLLISAYGSSINGLIASIKSFMYYLNLVETGIGTSTIVALYSPLALKDKGAINGILAAAQRFYNHAGVLLTGLIVVLATVYPHIVKHSVSASTASLMVIIIGVSSLSHYFLMGKNRVLLTADQRSFVISLNQAAAVILSTTACVFLILFRVHIVVIQGVITIIYTAQAITLTLYVRKNYPFLEKCVAPSSGAGDKRWDAMLHQLGFVLTSNSPIVLITIICGLSEVSVYAVYYMIIAAVTMLISSCSNGMTAGFGELIMKENTDRVEKAFASYEHLFFIILTWVYTCTAILYIPFINVYVQGFKDANYFRPSFVILMVITGFLYCMRFPYLTMVNAAGKFKETRVGAIIEPCIIISAGTVFANLFGVQGILVAMGIASLYRTVDLAIYFSRHIGRRSVGVIIAKVALNATCAVMAGLPFIVGFVLVKASDLKLWCIYAGLVAIWTLGIVLIGNYLFYRLVTVQCVLRLTNIISKRSF